A portion of the Bactrocera neohumeralis isolate Rockhampton chromosome 2, APGP_CSIRO_Bneo_wtdbg2-racon-allhic-juicebox.fasta_v2, whole genome shotgun sequence genome contains these proteins:
- the LOC126755724 gene encoding NPC intracellular cholesterol transporter 2 homolog a-like, with translation MFRLTVACLALFLVSVSATNVRQCTNGRPFPLSVEIEGCATMPCNVVKGSTAVMKVNFVGTRDNIKSINSVVHATALGLTTPYPLPDDVADVCRNLLHGASCPIDESEDVVYNFNFYIDPSYPEVSVKVELDLVDEDKQSVACFVTDIKVQKY, from the exons atgtTTCGTTTAACTGTTGCGTGCTTGGCGCTTTTCTTAGTCTCGGTTTCGGCCACGAATGTGAGACAAT GCACAAACGGTAGACCTTTCCCTTTGAGCGTTGAAATCGAGGGTTGTGCGACCATGCCCTGCAATGTGGTCAAGGGCAGTACAGCGGTCATGAAAGTCAACTTCGTGGGCA CACGCGATAATATCAAATCCATCAATAGTGTGGTCCATGCCACTGCTTTGGGGCTGACAACGCCCTATCCATTGCCCGACGATGTTGCCGATGTTTGTCGCAATTTGTTGCACGGTGCCTCATGCCCCATCGATGAGTCCGAGGATGTGGTTTACAACTTCAATTTCTACATTGATCCCTCTTACCCAGAAGTCAGTGTAAAAGTCGAATTGGATTTGGTTGATGAAGACAAGCAATCCGTGGCTTGTTTCGTTACCGATATTAAGGTGCAAAAATATTAA
- the LOC126767698 gene encoding NPC intracellular cholesterol transporter 2 homolog a-like: protein MFRLTVLCLALFLVSVSATNVRQCKNDRPFPLSVEIEGCATMPCNVVKGSTAVMKVNFVGTRDNIKSIKGVVHATALGLTVPYPLPDDVADVCRNLLNGASCPIDESEDVVYNFNFYIDPSYPEVSVKVELDLVDEDKQSVACFVTDIKVQKS from the exons ATGTTTCGTTTAACTGTTTTGTGCTTGGCGCTTTTCTTAGTCTCGGTTTCGGCCACGAATGTGAGACAAT GCAAAAATGATAGACCTTTCCCTTTGAGCGTTGAAATCGAGGGATGTGCGACCATGCCCTGCAATGTGGTCAAGGGCAGTACAGCGGTCATGAAAGTCAACTTCGTGGGCA CACGCGATAATATCAAATCTATCAAGGGGGTGGTTCATGCCACTGCTTTGGGTCTGACGGTGCCCTACCCATTGCCCGACGATGTCGCCGACGTTTGTCGCAATTTGTTGAATGGTGCCTCTTGCCCCATCGATGAGTCCGAGGATGTCGTATACAACTTCAACTTCTACATTGATCCCTCTTACCCAGAAGTTAGTGTGAAAGTGGAATTGGATTTGGTTGATGAGGACAAGCAATCCGTGGCCTGTTTCGTTACCGATATTAAGGTGCAGAAATCTTAA
- the LOC126755773 gene encoding NPC intracellular cholesterol transporter 2-like, giving the protein MCRLTVMCFALLVATAAATKVSQCKSGQPFPLSVEIENCEDTPCDVHKGSTVVMKVHFLGNRDNIKSITGVVHATTLGLTVPYPLPDDVADVCSNLLYDAMCPIYDTEDVVYNFNFYVDTSYPEISVKVQLNLVDENKDSVACFITDIKVRKAIS; this is encoded by the exons ATGTGCCGTTTGACAGttatgtgtttcgcgcttttgGTCGCCACTGCAGCGGCGACTAAAGTGTCTCAGT GCAAAAGTGGTCAGCCATTTCCGCTAAGCGTTGAAATCGAGAACTGTGAAGATACGCCATGTGATGTGCACAAAGGCTCTACGGTGGTAATGAAAGTGCATTTCTTGGGCA ACCGCGATAATATCAAATCCATCACTGGTGTGGTCCATGCCACCACTTTGGGGCTGACAGTGCCCTATCCATTGCCAGACGATGTTGCCGATGTGTGCAGTAATTTGTTGTACGACGCCATGTGTCCCATCTACGATACCGAGGATGTCGTATATAACTTCAACTTCTACGTTGACACCAGCTATCCAGAGATCAGTGTAAAGGTACAATTGAATTTGGTGGATGAAAACAAAGACTCCGTAGCTTGCTTCATCACCGATATTAAAGTACGCAAGGCTATCAGTTAA